One segment of Tenrec ecaudatus isolate mTenEca1 chromosome 1, mTenEca1.hap1, whole genome shotgun sequence DNA contains the following:
- the HJV gene encoding hemojuvelin produces MGDPGQPPSPRSPHGSTPTLSTLMLLLLLCGHAHSQCKILRCNAEYVSSTLGLRGGRPPGALREGSGGLCRALRSYALCTRRTARTCRGDLAFHSAVHGIEDLMSQHNCSRQGPTAPPPPRGPALPGAGPAPAAPDPCDYEGRFSRLHGRPPGFLHCASFGDPHVRSFHHHFHTCRVQGAWPLLDNDFLFVQATSSPVASGANATATRKLTVIFKDMQECIDQKVYQAEVDNLPAAFEDGSINGGDRPGGSSLSIQTANPGSHVEIQAAYIGTTIIIRQTAGQLSFSIKVAEEVARAFSAEQDLQLCVGGCPPSQRLSRSERSRRGAMTVDTARELCKEGLPVEDVYFHSCVFDVLISGDPNFTVAAQTALEDARAFLPDLDKLHLFPSDAGVSLSSATLLAPLLSGLLALWYCIEYLGQQSPD; encoded by the exons ATGGGGGATCCAGGTCAGCCCCCTAGTCCCCGGTCCCCCCATGGCAGCACCCCAACTCTCAGCACTCTCATGCTCCTGCTGCTTCTCTGTGGACATG CCCATTCTCAATGCAAGATCCTCCGCTGCAACGCCGAGTACGTGTCGTCCACCCTGGGCCTGCGAGGCGGCCGCCCGCCGGGAGCGCTCCGCGAAGGCTCGGGCGGCCTCTGCCGCGCGCTCCGCTCGTACGCGCTCTGCACGCGGCGCACGGCCCGCACCTGCCGCGGGGACCTGGCCTTCCACTCGGCCGTGCACGGCATCGAAGACCTGATGAGCCAGCACAACTGCTCGCGCCAGGGCCCcacggccccgcccccgccccgcggcCCCGCCCTCCCCGgcgcaggccccgcccccgccgcgcCGGACCCGTGCGACTACGAGGGCCGCTTTTCGCGGCTCCACGGCCGGCCGCCGGGCTTCCTGCATTGCGCCTCCTTCGGCGACCCTCACGTGCGCagcttccaccaccacttccacacgTGCCGTGTCCAGGGAGCTTGGCCCCTGCTGGATAACGACTTCCTCTTTGTCCAGGCCACCAGCTCCCCGGTGGCTTCGGGGGCCAACGCCACCGCCACCCGGAAG CTCACCGTCATCTTTAAGGACATGCAGGAATGCATCGATCAGAAGGTCTACCAGGCTGAAGTAGACAACCTTCCTGCAGCCTTTGAAGATGGTTCTATCAACGGAGGTGACCGACCTGGGGGCTCAAGTTTGtccattcaaactgccaaccctgggagccacgtggagatccaagCTGCCTATATTGGCACAACCATAATAATCCGGCAGACAGCTGGACAGCTCTCCTTCTCCATCAAGGTCGCTGAGGAGGTGGCCAGGGCCTTCTCAGCTGAGCAGGACCTGCAGCTCTGTGTGGGAGGGTGCCCCCCAAGCCAGCGACTCTCTCGGTCCGAGCGCAGTCGCCGGGGCGCTATGACCGTCGATACAGCCAGAGAGCTGTGCAAGGAAGGACTTCCGGTTGAAGATGTGTACTTCCACTCCTGTGTCTTTGATGTTTTAATCTCTGGTGACCCCAACTTTACGGTGGCAGCTCAGACCGCTCTGGAGGATGCCCGGGCCTTCCTGCCAGACTTAGACAAGCTGCATCTCTTCCCCTCGGATGCGGGGGTTTCTCTTTCCTCAGCAACCTTGTTAGCTCCACTCCTTTCTGGACTCCTTGCTCTGTGGTATTGCATTGAGTATCTGGGCCAGCAATCCCCTGACTAG